A window of Arcobacter acticola genomic DNA:
GTGGGGACGCATAGAGTTAGTCGAGCTCACTGATGGAATAGTGGGTCGAAGGACGTAGGCTGTAACTTAGGCAAATCCGGGTTACATGAGGCCGAGATCTTACAGGCTCCTGACACTCTTCGGAGGAGAGGGAGAATCGATGATACTGTCGTGCCAAGAAAAGCCACTAAGTATATTGTATGTTGCCCGTACCGTAAACCGACACAGGTGGGTGGGATGAGTATTCTAAGGCGCGTGGAAGAACCCTGGTTAAGGAACTCTGCAAACTAGCACCGTATCTTCGGTATAAGGTGTGCCTACTTTGGTATAGGAACTTGCTTCCAAAAGCTAGAGAGGTTGCAACAAAGAGTCCCTCCCGACTGTTTACCAAAAACACAGCACTTTGCTAACACGTAAGTGGATGTATAAGGTGTGACGCCTGCCCGGTGCTCGAAGGTTAACTGATGATGTCAGCGCAAGCGAAGCATTTGATTGAAGCCCGAGTAAACGGCGGCCGTAACTATAACGGTCCTAAGGTAGCGAAATTCCTTGTCGGTTAAATACCGACCTGCATGAATGGCGTAACGAGATGGGAGCTGTCTCAACCAGGGATCCAGTGAAATTGTAGTGGAGGTGAAAATTCCTCCTACCCGCGGAAAGACGGAAAGACCCCGTGCACCTTTACTACAGCTTGACACTGTAGCTTGGATATTCATGTGCAGGATAGGTGGGAGGCTATGATATATGGACGCAAGTACATATGGAGCCATCCTTGAGATACCACCCTTGAATATTTGAGTTACTAACTGCGACGAGTCAACCTCGTTCAGGACAATGTCTGGTGGGTAGTTTGACTGGGGCGGTCGCCTCCTAAAAAGTAACGGAGGCTTACAAAGGTTAGTTCATGGCGGATGGAAATCGCCAGTTGAGTATAATGGCATAAACTAGCTTGACTGTGAGACATACAAGTCGAACAGAGACGAAAGTCGGTCATAGTGATCCGGTGGTTCTGTGTGGAAGGGCCATCGCTCAAAGGATAAAAGGTACGCCGGGGATAACAGGCTGATCTCCCCCAAGAGCTCACATCGACGGGGAGGTTTGGCACCTCGATGTCGGCTCATCGCATCCTGGGGCTGAAGTAGGTCCCAAGGGTATGGCTGTTCGCCATTTAAAGCGGTACGCGAGCTGGGTTCAGAACGTCGTGAGACAGTTCGGTCCCTATCTTCCGTGGGCGTAGGAAAGTTGAAGAGATTTGTCCCTAGTACGAGAGGACCGGGATGAACGTACCACTGGTGTACCAATTGTTCTGCCAAGAGCATCGTTGGGTAGCTACGTACGGATGTGATAAGAGCTGAAAGCATCTAAGCTCGAAGCCAACTCTAAGATTAACTTTCCCTGAAGTTCCCAGTAAGACTAACTGGTTGATAGGCTAGATGTGTAAGCGTTGTAAGACGTTTAGCTGACTAGTACTAATAGAACGTTTGGCTTATTTTATATTCTTTGGTTTACTATCTTATTAAATATATGAGAAACGTTATTAAAAGTGAACTGCTTCACTTTTATAGTTTCGGAACCGTAGCTTTTATGGTTATGCATAAGCGCAGGATATATTTAATAAACAAATTGTGTTTATTTTAAGACTTTAACATTATTTTTTCTTAACTCTAGTATAGAGTTGAGTGTTAAGTATAATTTACTTAATTTGGGTTTTAATTCAAAATTCAAAATTAAGCATTCAAAATTAAATTTAACACTCAACTTTGCTGGTGGCTATAGAGAAGTGGAAATACCCAGTCCCATTCCGAACCTGGAAGTCAAGCACTTCATCGCCGATAATACTGCCGGGTCCCCTGGTGGAAACGTAGGCCGCTGCCAGCTCTTGAGTTTATTAATCAAAGCTTTTACTTATTCATACTTTAAAAAGTATTTTTAGGTAGAAGCTTTTTTTTTAGTTTGTTTTTTTGGGTTTTATCTTTTTTGGCTTGACTTTCTGAGCACTGAACTCTGAGCACTGAATTCTGAGCACTGAATTCTGGTTTTTTACTTAGCGCTTAATACTTAGCATCAATTTTTAATACACTAATAGACCAATATACCAATTACAAATATACAAATCCTCTTTTCCATTCATAATTCACAATTAATCATTCAAAATTAATAATCCTCTATATTTCTATTATACGGGCTTTTTCTATTTTACTTAGTCTTGGTATGGGGTTTGTTGTTTTTTTGCTTTCTAGAAGAGGTTTTTTAGGTGTGAATTAACTTATCTTTATTATATTAATCTAAATAATCATTCTAGAAGATTTTCACTTGGTTTACCTATATAAAAGCCTTGTAAAAAATCAATTCCTATTTCTTTACTAATTAAATAGCTTGCTTCGTTATAAACAAATTCTGCAATAGTTTTTGAACCTATTTTTTTTGCAAAATCTACAATAGTTTCAACAATAATTTTATTCTTTTTGTTATTTTCCATTCCTTTTATTAATGAACCATCTATTTTTATATAATCTATATTTAATTTAATATATGTTCAAAATTAGAATAACCAGTTCCAAAGTCATCTACAGCAATCTTGGAACCAATTTCTTTTATTCTTTTAGTAAAATTTCGAACTTCTTGATAGTTTTCAATTTCTTCTGATTCTAAAATCTCAAAAGTAATTCTTGAAGCAGTTTTTGTTTCAATGATTGTTTTAATAATTTCATTTACGATATTTGTATCTTTTATATCATCGATTGATAAGTTAATAGAAAAGTTTTCTTTTCTATCTTTAAAAGTATTACATGCTTGATGAAGTACTTCTCTTGTGATATATGGATATAATTTTGTTTTCTTTGAAATCTCTAAAAATTCTATTGGTGGAATAATTTCACCTTCTTTAGTCAGCATTCTTACTAATGTTTCATATTTATAAATTTTGCCAGTTCTTTGATCTAAGATAGGTTGATAATGACAAATAATTCTTTTATCATTTAATGCCTCTCTTATGGCTGTTGCCATTGCAATATTTTGCTTATACTTTTGTTCTATATTTCCATCTTCTTTATATGTAGATATTTTTATTTTTTGCTCTTTTGCATAGTGAACTGCAATATCTGCTTTTGTTAATAAATTGTATTTAACTTTTGCAATTCCTGCTGAAAATGCAATTTGTATTTTCTCTTCTTCTATATAAAATATCTCCTGACTTTCTCATATGGACACACACTTTTTAACTATTTTTAATTGCATTATAAACTTGTTGTTGAATTTCATCAAATTTCAAGTAGACTAATTTTCCATTTGTTCTAAGTGCAAACATATGTTTAATTATATCTCTTAAAAGTTTTTGTGAGAATTTAAATTTAATATTATTTTCTTTAAGTTTTGAATCAAACTCTTTATAAATTGAGTATGATACAAATGAAATAAGAATATGAGCCTTTATTCTGGTTTCTAGCCTATGGTATATGGGTCTGATTTTAAGATCAGTTTTTGATATTCTAAATGCTTGTTCTACTGCATATTGATTATTATAGTGTTCTATAATTTCACTTGGTGTTAGTGTAAAATCATTTGTAATAAAACCTTTTATACCATCTAATTTTGAATCATTATCAACTTTTTGATTATTGATATTAAAAGTGATATCACATTTATGATCATCGATGTTAAGATATTTAGCATAGTATGATAGTTTTAAATCTTTTTTTGTGATAGATTTTGAGAATTCAATTTTTTTCTTTAATCTTTCAAGTGCTTTATCTCTATTATGTTTATCTTTCTTAGCTCTTGCCGTTGAATATGAAAGAACTAACCTTTGATTGATATTTATGGATTGTTTATTGTCATTCTCATCAGTATATGGTATATCTTTATTAAATTTAAGTGTATGAGTTACTCCATCATTTAAAAATATCAAGTTTGATATTTGCTCTTTTAAATCATTTGATATATTTTTTATTTTGGCTGCAAGGATATATTTATATCCATTATTTTCAAGATATACTAGATTATTATTGTTTAGCATTCCTCTATCAGCTACAACTACAGGTTTATTTTTTAATTGAAATTTATTTTGAAACTTTTTAAGTACATCAACTAAAGTATGTCCCTCATATTTATTACCCTCATAAACCTCAAAGCTTAATGGATATCCTTGTAGTGTTGTAAACAATCCC
This region includes:
- a CDS encoding IS1634 family transposase gives rise to the protein MSLHIRQKKNSSGTISIQIIDRVHRKYKVIETIACVKNDLDLQIYLDVANKRLEELRQQMYPTLFDENKNEELIFIELGNNDLIPIGDELIYGKLFERLGCSSVDLDCKRLQMFKNLVVSRLLYPGSKLYLIDYLEYFKKESVDKNAIYRFLDTLYEENLKLQIEKCVFDHTYAKMNQTIAFTFYDVTTLYFESESEDDLRRIGFSKEGKLARPQIQLGLFTTLQGYPLSFEVYEGNKYEGHTLVDVLKKFQNKFQLKNKPVVVADRGMLNNNNLVYLENNGYKYILAAKIKNISNDLKEQISNLIFLNDGVTHTLKFNKDIPYTDENDNKQSININQRLVLSYSTARAKKDKHNRDKALERLKKKIEFSKSITKKDLKLSYYAKYLNIDDHKCDITFNINNQKVDNDSKLDGIKGFITNDFTLTPSEIIEHYNNQYAVEQAFRISKTDLKIRPIYHRLETRIKAHILISFVSYSIYKEFDSKLKENNIKFKFSQKLLRDIIKHMFALRTNGKLVYLKFDEIQQQVYNAIKNS